The DNA region GACGAGCCGAGCTCCGGCCACCGGCCTTCCGCCGGGCGGGAGTCGCTGGTCCCCACCACCCATTTCCCGTACTGGTTGGCGTCCTCCAGGACCGCCCACAGGGCGGACGGGGGACGGTCGATGAGGTGATGACGGACAGCCATGGTTCCTCCTGGATGAGTACGTTCCGGTCGCCGGCTTCGCCGGGGACCGGCGCGCCGGGGGGTGCCGGCCTCAGGGACGGCGCCAGTCCCCGGAGCGCAGATGGGAGCCCGCCTGCGGCCCCATGCGCAGCATTCCGCCGTCCACGACCCAGGAGGCGCCCGTCGTGTAGGACGATTCCGGGCCCGCGAGGAAGGCGACGACCGAAGCCACTTCGCGGGCGTCCCCCGGGCGGCCGAGCGGGATGCCGGGCCGGTCGGTGCTCATCACGTCGGCGTCCTCCTGCCCCGTCATGGGGGTGGCGATCTCGCCGGGAGCCACGGAGTTCACCGTGATGCCGTACTCGGCCAGCTCCAGGGCCATGACCTGGGTCAGCAGGCCCAGACCGCCCTTGGCGGCGCAGTAGGGGGCTGCCCCGACGCGCGGCTGGTGCTCGTGGACGGAGGTGATGTTGACGATGCGGCCGCCGCTCGCCTGGGTGATCATGCGGCGAGCGGCCCGCTGGGAGCAGAGGAACGGTCCCACCAGGTCGACGTCGAGCACCTCGCGGACGGTCGCGTGGTCCAGCTCGAGGAAGGGCGTCGAGGTTCCCGTGCCCGCGCAGTTGACCAGGACGTCGACGCGGCCGAGCTCGTCCGCGAGGGTGTCGACGGCCTGCGAGGCCCCGGGCAGGTCGGTGAGGTCCAGACGGGTCGTCGCGGCACGGCGGCCCGCCTCCCGGACCTCGTCCGCCGTTGCCTCCGCCCCGTCCTGGTCGGTGTGCCAGGTGATACCGACGTCCATGCCCTGCTGTGCCAGCTTCACGGCCACGGCCCGTCCGATACCGGAATCGCCCCCGGTCACCAGGGCGACGGGGGCAACGGGGCGGGAGTTCTCGCTCATCGATTCCTCCGGTGCTGGGGGGCGGGCCGGCGCGGCGCGCACACTGCTCGGACCGGGTACCACCGTGATCTGCCGTCAAACATCACCTGCCGGGGGCCGGACTTCACCGCACGGCTCCGCCCCGCCCGCCCCGGGAGCCCTCGGGGCGTGAGGCGTCGAGCAGCCCGGCCCTGCGCCGGGCGGCCGCGGCCCCGCAGGCCGGGGAGAGGCACCAGGACCACCAGTCGTCCAGTGCCCGCACGGACAGGTCCTCGCAGGGGATCACAGCCGGCCAGCGCAGGGCCCTCGCCTGGGCCGACACCTTGGCCCCGCCCCGCACCGGGTCGACGACCAGCGCGGGGACGCCCGCACGCAGCGCCAGCACCATGCCGTGCAACCGGTCGGTGACCATGACGTCGAGCCTGGCCACCAGGGCCGTGTACTGGTCCGCCGTCCGGCACAGATGCCGGTCGTCGCGGGCCAGCCGGGTGTCCGCGTCGACCCGTGCGCAGTCCTTGCCGGTGAGCCAGGGGAGCAGGACCCCGGCCACCCCGTCGTGGCCGCGCCGGTCGCCGTACTCGCCCTGGCCGTACGTCAGAGCGATCCCGGCCACGGGCGGCGCCGGGCCGGCCGGTGCGGCCGCCGCCAGATCCGGCAGCGGCCCGCTGCCGGCGCCGTCGCGCGCCACGATGCGGTGGAAGCCCCGGGCCGCCGGGCCGTCCGGGTCCACCACGCTCACCCCGACGGCCAGCCGCCTGCATGCGGCGTACCGGCGGTGCAGCGCGGTGACCTGCTCGCCGTGCACGGGCCCGCACACGAACAGCAGTTGTTCGTAGGACTCGGGACGGGCCG from Streptomyces sp. B1I3 includes:
- a CDS encoding SDR family oxidoreductase, which gives rise to MSENSRPVAPVALVTGGDSGIGRAVAVKLAQQGMDVGITWHTDQDGAEATADEVREAGRRAATTRLDLTDLPGASQAVDTLADELGRVDVLVNCAGTGTSTPFLELDHATVREVLDVDLVGPFLCSQRAARRMITQASGGRIVNITSVHEHQPRVGAAPYCAAKGGLGLLTQVMALELAEYGITVNSVAPGEIATPMTGQEDADVMSTDRPGIPLGRPGDAREVASVVAFLAGPESSYTTGASWVVDGGMLRMGPQAGSHLRSGDWRRP
- a CDS encoding polysaccharide pyruvyl transferase family protein; the encoded protein is MTQQRLAATLADLLLPRTAWGRVLVTGWFSFLDGEVTAGDALAQRAVSQALDDLGIEHDTAWSPVFEPGRLTLDAARPESYEQLLFVCGPVHGEQVTALHRRYAACRRLAVGVSVVDPDGPAARGFHRIVARDGAGSGPLPDLAAAAPAGPAPPVAGIALTYGQGEYGDRRGHDGVAGVLLPWLTGKDCARVDADTRLARDDRHLCRTADQYTALVARLDVMVTDRLHGMVLALRAGVPALVVDPVRGGAKVSAQARALRWPAVIPCEDLSVRALDDWWSWCLSPACGAAAARRRAGLLDASRPEGSRGGRGGAVR